One Sagittula sp. P11 DNA window includes the following coding sequences:
- the tnpA gene encoding IS66-like element accessory protein TnpA yields the protein MADHKFRPEIEVLSAADAPRRRHWSDGDKIAIVKESFLGHRQVTATARRHGVSRSLLTIWRRQYRAGELGAETPPSFIPLAVSPPMAPPTVPATAREAPRSTPDVQLEIVLRNGRRLLVPSSVEPEVLARLLPALESR from the coding sequence ATGGCCGACCATAAGTTCAGACCCGAGATTGAAGTCCTCTCTGCCGCGGATGCGCCGCGCCGTCGTCACTGGAGCGATGGCGACAAGATCGCGATCGTGAAGGAGAGCTTCCTGGGGCATCGCCAGGTGACAGCCACGGCGCGGCGGCATGGCGTATCTCGCTCTCTGCTGACGATATGGCGGCGCCAGTATCGCGCTGGCGAACTTGGCGCCGAGACACCGCCTTCCTTCATCCCGCTGGCTGTTTCGCCGCCCATGGCACCTCCGACCGTGCCCGCGACCGCACGGGAGGCGCCACGCAGCACGCCTGATGTCCAGCTCGAGATCGTGCTGAGGAACGGGCGACGGCTTCTCGTCCCTTCGTCGGTGGAGCCAGAGGTTTTGGCGCGGCTGCTGCCGGCCCTGGAAAGCCGATGA
- a CDS encoding type IV secretion system protein, whose amino-acid sequence MSVVTYFVETSQGYLDTAAETQFGSVAATVGTLLVLGTTLVVILVFLNMIYQYKAMDGRTAFWLAVKIGLIGIFATNWVQFNALSSAILAGIDSIAGALVASVGGGTPGPSGTFAEEFDRLIAELGDYLNAAGSELNWMAGAMLDIVGVLLLSILGGLAAFILVASRLMIALLIGIAPVMIFLTLFEVTKDYFARWLSALVSFALYPIVVAGVFATITGVSSALIGELGDPEGASNIGALIPFFMMVLMAKGFIIATPFIVRAISGNIMMPALSGGLGGGYSFARAAMGSQQAYNRYLIGGASGAEYAALRARQFFGVQQMPVRQGMGQTGQASGTGSPGAGSQMLAQLARLGRLGRR is encoded by the coding sequence ATGAGCGTCGTCACATATTTCGTTGAAACCTCCCAAGGCTATCTCGACACCGCGGCGGAAACCCAGTTCGGTTCCGTTGCAGCTACTGTCGGCACGCTTCTGGTGCTGGGAACAACATTGGTGGTGATCCTTGTGTTCCTCAACATGATCTACCAGTACAAGGCGATGGACGGGCGCACGGCATTCTGGCTCGCGGTCAAGATCGGACTGATCGGGATATTCGCGACTAACTGGGTGCAGTTCAACGCGCTCTCATCCGCCATCCTTGCCGGGATCGACAGCATTGCAGGGGCGCTCGTGGCCTCGGTCGGTGGTGGGACTCCCGGCCCTTCTGGTACCTTCGCCGAAGAATTCGACCGGTTGATCGCCGAGTTGGGGGACTATTTGAATGCCGCTGGTTCCGAGTTGAACTGGATGGCAGGGGCCATGCTCGACATTGTCGGGGTGCTGCTGCTTTCCATCCTCGGCGGGCTGGCCGCCTTCATTCTCGTGGCCTCGCGTTTGATGATCGCGCTTCTGATCGGGATCGCGCCGGTCATGATATTCCTGACACTCTTCGAGGTGACCAAAGACTACTTCGCGCGCTGGCTGTCGGCGCTGGTTTCCTTTGCGCTCTACCCCATCGTCGTCGCCGGCGTGTTCGCAACGATCACCGGCGTTTCCTCCGCACTCATCGGCGAGCTTGGCGATCCTGAAGGCGCCTCAAACATCGGCGCGCTCATTCCCTTCTTCATGATGGTGCTCATGGCCAAGGGCTTCATCATCGCCACGCCCTTCATCGTCCGCGCGATCTCCGGAAACATCATGATGCCCGCCCTCTCCGGTGGTCTCGGCGGCGGCTACAGCTTTGCCCGCGCCGCAATGGGCAGCCAGCAGGCCTACAATCGCTATCTGATCGGCGGTGCCAGTGGCGCGGAATATGCCGCCCTTAGAGCGCGGCAGTTCTTTGGTGTGCAGCAGATGCCAGTGCGGCAAGGCATGGGGCAGACCGGACAGGCAAGTGGCACTGGGTCACCTGGGGCAGGGTCTCAAATGCTGGCTCAACTGGCCCGGTTGGGAAGGCTGGGGCGGCGGTGA
- a CDS encoding ATPase, T2SS/T4P/T4SS family, with the protein MSLSYLETSLDRIEAAARDDVIEICINPDGTCWGEFQGDHFMRALDQRLTGVQVRDLGNQIASSANTTMSKDRPIVSVSITYKGRPIRAQVITPPAVLSAMSISLRFFSSLPLEGIALDFLYGKERKLEDLRVEKKRALRAVVAAGLIDDALAFCVENKLNMIVSGGTSTGKTVAARKILSHVPAEERIVTIEEAAELLPTQPNAVTLIANRDAEFQTADVLLTATLRMRPDRIILGEVRGKEAMTFLEAINTGHGGSMTTLHAETPQLAVQRLAIAALKTEIPMTYADMIQYIENSIDVIIQAGRHDGKRGITEFYLPGATEIGASP; encoded by the coding sequence ATGTCACTGAGCTATCTCGAAACCTCGCTCGACCGGATCGAAGCCGCCGCCCGCGACGATGTCATCGAGATTTGCATCAATCCCGACGGGACCTGCTGGGGCGAATTCCAGGGAGATCACTTCATGCGCGCACTGGACCAGAGGCTGACGGGCGTTCAGGTCAGGGACCTTGGCAACCAGATCGCCTCCTCGGCCAATACCACGATGAGCAAGGACCGCCCCATCGTCTCGGTCTCGATCACCTATAAGGGGCGCCCGATCCGCGCACAGGTCATCACCCCGCCCGCCGTGCTCTCGGCCATGTCGATCAGCCTGCGGTTCTTCTCAAGCCTGCCACTCGAGGGCATTGCGCTCGATTTCCTCTACGGCAAGGAACGCAAGCTCGAAGACCTGCGCGTCGAAAAAAAGCGCGCCTTGCGCGCCGTGGTGGCCGCGGGTTTGATCGATGATGCGCTCGCCTTCTGCGTCGAGAACAAACTCAACATGATCGTCTCGGGTGGCACCTCCACCGGCAAGACCGTAGCCGCACGCAAGATCCTCTCTCACGTACCGGCCGAGGAACGCATCGTGACCATCGAAGAAGCCGCCGAGCTTCTGCCGACCCAGCCAAATGCCGTGACCCTCATCGCCAATCGCGACGCAGAATTCCAGACCGCCGATGTGCTTCTCACCGCCACGCTGCGCATGCGCCCCGACCGGATCATCCTGGGTGAGGTGCGCGGCAAGGAGGCCATGACCTTCCTCGAGGCGATCAACACCGGCCATGGCGGATCCATGACAACCCTCCATGCCGAAACCCCGCAACTCGCCGTACAGCGACTGGCGATCGCGGCGCTCAAGACCGAGATTCCGATGACCTATGCGGACATGATCCAATACATCGAGAATTCCATCGATGTGATCATCCAGGCCGGTCGCCATGACGGCAAACGCGGCATCACCGAATTCTACCTGCCTGGCGCAACTGAGATTGGAGCTTCCCCATGA
- a CDS encoding TrbI/VirB10 family protein codes for MSDTGNADLEKRLAALEQGKGASSPPAPRRSPLLALVVVLVIGAGGALLYLLSQPKEEEALPTATPDVFQNEGDGFGAIETLSPPEPEVVLVAPKPVEPNAELLAQLAALQAQIEELRNAPEPVVEEDTAAAEAIDALTAQIAALQAASEAAQQRFQDELTARDRSLEQLRMDLELAQLEASRPQPAPVGPTEDELRAREQERLRREEEARRMAELERRAAEERAFQERRIASPTIAFGGASGANETALTERTFGEVTDFVLNGALPSTVTQAEVIANPSNTIIQGTMIQAVMETALDSSLPGQTRAVVSEDVYSVDGVRLLIPRGSRLIGRYRTGVDIAQRRVTIAWDRIILPAGQTVQISSFGGDELGRSGVTGFVDTRFAERFGSAALISLISAAPSAAASEVQDETAADVLEDVGDDLADATDSVIGDYLSIGPVIYVDQGARVTVMVDRDLEIF; via the coding sequence ATGAGCGATACCGGAAACGCGGACCTTGAAAAGCGCCTCGCCGCCCTCGAGCAAGGCAAAGGCGCGAGCTCACCCCCTGCCCCACGGCGCTCGCCGCTGCTCGCATTGGTCGTCGTCCTCGTGATCGGTGCGGGAGGGGCATTGCTCTATCTCCTCTCCCAGCCCAAGGAAGAAGAAGCCCTGCCCACGGCCACGCCCGACGTGTTCCAAAACGAAGGCGACGGCTTCGGCGCCATCGAAACCCTCTCACCACCCGAACCCGAGGTAGTTCTGGTCGCGCCGAAACCGGTGGAACCGAACGCCGAGCTTTTGGCGCAACTCGCCGCCCTTCAGGCCCAGATCGAGGAATTGCGCAACGCCCCCGAACCGGTGGTCGAGGAAGACACGGCTGCCGCCGAAGCCATCGATGCGCTGACCGCTCAGATCGCGGCGCTGCAAGCCGCCTCGGAAGCCGCACAGCAACGATTCCAGGACGAGCTGACGGCGCGGGATCGCAGCCTTGAGCAACTCCGGATGGATCTGGAACTGGCCCAACTCGAGGCCAGCCGACCGCAACCCGCGCCAGTGGGCCCCACGGAAGATGAACTGCGCGCACGCGAGCAAGAGCGACTGCGCCGCGAGGAAGAAGCCCGGCGCATGGCCGAGCTGGAGCGCCGCGCCGCGGAGGAACGCGCCTTCCAGGAGCGGCGCATCGCCTCTCCCACCATCGCTTTTGGCGGTGCCTCCGGAGCGAATGAAACGGCTCTGACCGAACGCACCTTCGGCGAGGTGACGGATTTCGTGCTGAACGGGGCGTTGCCCTCCACCGTGACGCAGGCCGAGGTGATCGCCAATCCCTCCAACACCATCATCCAGGGCACCATGATCCAGGCCGTCATGGAAACTGCCCTTGACAGCTCCCTGCCCGGCCAGACCCGTGCCGTAGTGTCCGAGGATGTCTACAGCGTCGATGGCGTGCGCCTCTTGATCCCCCGCGGATCCCGTCTCATCGGGCGCTACCGCACCGGCGTCGATATCGCGCAGCGCCGCGTGACTATCGCTTGGGACCGGATCATCCTGCCCGCGGGCCAGACCGTCCAGATCAGCTCCTTCGGGGGCGATGAACTGGGTCGTTCCGGTGTCACAGGTTTCGTGGACACGCGCTTTGCCGAGCGTTTCGGGTCGGCCGCCCTGATCTCGCTGATTTCCGCCGCGCCAAGTGCCGCCGCCTCCGAGGTCCAGGATGAGACTGCCGCCGACGTTCTCGAAGACGTTGGTGATGATCTGGCAGATGCGACGGACAGCGTCATAGGCGATTACCTCTCCATCGGCCCCGTCATCTACGTCGACCAGGGCGCGCGCGTCACCGTCATGGTCGACCGCGATCTGGAGATATTCTGA
- a CDS encoding TrbG/VirB9 family P-type conjugative transfer protein, whose translation MRSLVFVIALLPGLAFAEAIPRGGPNDNRVRLATYQEGQVYRLNVSLTHVTTIEFGEGESIRSIIAGDTEGFEIDGVPGGQAFAIKPVARGVHTNVTVYTNRRSYYFNVQETRSPTFYVVQFRYPEDNVRATRAIAAQAPNYNYGASARTEFTPTRVWDDGTFTYFEFPRNAPVPAIFRYANGRERTVNTQATEDGVIRVSGVNRQWVLRIGDEVVCIEATPPAGVGS comes from the coding sequence ATGAGATCGCTTGTTTTTGTCATTGCTCTGTTGCCCGGCCTCGCCTTCGCGGAAGCCATCCCGCGCGGCGGTCCCAATGACAACCGCGTGCGGCTGGCCACCTACCAGGAAGGTCAGGTCTATCGTCTCAACGTCTCGCTCACCCATGTCACCACCATCGAGTTCGGCGAGGGCGAAAGCATCCGCTCGATCATCGCCGGCGACACAGAGGGCTTCGAGATCGACGGCGTGCCGGGTGGGCAGGCCTTCGCGATCAAGCCCGTCGCGCGCGGTGTCCATACCAACGTGACCGTCTATACCAACCGCCGCAGCTATTACTTCAACGTCCAGGAGACCCGCAGCCCCACCTTCTACGTGGTCCAGTTCCGCTATCCCGAAGACAATGTACGGGCCACGCGTGCCATCGCAGCGCAAGCGCCGAACTACAATTACGGTGCCAGCGCGCGCACCGAGTTCACCCCGACTCGCGTCTGGGATGATGGGACGTTTACGTACTTCGAATTCCCACGGAATGCGCCGGTGCCCGCGATCTTCCGCTACGCGAATGGCCGAGAACGGACGGTCAACACCCAAGCGACCGAGGACGGCGTGATCCGGGTCTCCGGGGTGAACAGGCAATGGGTCCTGCGGATCGGGGACGAGGTGGTCTGTATAGAGGCCACACCGCCTGCGGGGGTGGGATCATGA